Proteins found in one Candidatus Saccharimonadales bacterium genomic segment:
- a CDS encoding pseudouridine synthase, translating into MRLNQFLARATGMSRRGADQALASGRISVNGQVATLGQQIDPAKDLVESDNKTLELAPAITIILNKPVGLVTSRRGQGSGTIYDLLPKDLQNLKPAGRLDKGSSGLLVLTNDGALAQSLIHPSRAKTKCYQVRLDRALEPADRMSLETGVQLREGLSVIKVTRQQHNRIEVELQTGWNRQIRRTFEALGYQVLSLHRTSIGPLQLGQLKPGQWRDLSEQEQSWLD; encoded by the coding sequence ATGAGGCTGAATCAATTTTTGGCCCGGGCCACCGGGATGAGCCGACGCGGGGCTGACCAGGCTCTTGCGAGTGGTCGAATTAGCGTTAATGGCCAAGTGGCAACTCTCGGTCAACAGATTGATCCGGCTAAGGATCTAGTCGAGTCTGATAATAAAACCCTCGAGCTAGCGCCCGCGATTACGATTATCTTGAACAAACCAGTTGGCCTAGTGACCAGCCGCCGTGGCCAGGGTAGCGGCACAATTTATGATTTGCTACCAAAAGACTTACAAAACCTAAAACCAGCCGGGCGCCTGGATAAAGGTAGTTCTGGTTTGTTGGTTTTAACCAATGATGGCGCTTTGGCTCAGAGCCTCATCCACCCCAGCCGAGCCAAAACCAAATGTTATCAAGTCAGGCTTGATCGAGCACTCGAACCAGCTGATCGCATGAGTTTGGAGACTGGCGTCCAACTGCGTGAAGGTTTGAGTGTCATTAAGGTAACCCGGCAACAGCATAATCGGATCGAAGTAGAGCTTCAAACCGGCTGGAATCGACAGATTCGGCGCACCTTCGAAGCTTTGGGGTACCAAGTGCTGAGTCTCCACCGCACCAGCATTGGTCCATTGCAGCTGGGCCAATTAAAACCGGGTCAGTGGCGTGATCTCAGCGAGCAAGAGCAATCGTGGTTGGATTAA